The following proteins are encoded in a genomic region of Ailuropoda melanoleuca isolate Jingjing chromosome 10, ASM200744v2, whole genome shotgun sequence:
- the CLEC19A gene encoding C-type lectin domain family 19 member A — MQRWGLWATAASLTLLSAQAFPQTDINISPAMPELPRASLCPLFWMEFKGHCYRFFPLNKTWAEADFYCSEFSIGRKSAKLASIHSWEENVFVYDLVNSCVPGIPADIWTGLHDHRQEGQFEWTDGSSYDYSYWDGSQPDDGVHADPEEEDCVQIWYRPTSALRSWNDNTCNHKFPFVCKIASLTIH; from the exons ATGCAAAGGTGGGGGCTGTGGGCCACGGCGGCCTCCCTGACCCTCCTCTCTGCACAGGCCTTTCCACAGACGGACATCAATATCAGCCCAG CCATGCCGGAGCTGCCCCGGGCTTCCCTGTGCCCACTGTTCTGGATGGAGTTCAAAGGCCACTGTTACCGATTTTTCCCTCTCAATAAGACTTGGGCCGAGGCTGACTTCTACTGCTCTGAGTTCTCTATTGGCAGAAAGTCCGCCAAACTGGCCTCCATACACAG CTGGGAAGAGAATGTCTTCGTGTATGACCTTGTCAACAGCTGTGTGCCTGGGATCCCAGCTGACATTTGGACAGGGCTTCATGATCACAGACAG GAAGGACAGTTCGAATGGACCGACGGCTCCTCCTATGACTACAGCTACTGGGACGGGAGCCAGCCGGATGACGGCGTCCACGCGGACCCAGAAGAGGAGGACTGCGTGCAGATATGGTACCGGCCCACCAGCG CTCTGAGGTCATGGAATGATAACACCTGCAACCACAAGTTCCCTTTTGTCTGCAAGATCGCGTCTCTGACCATTCACTGA